The stretch of DNA AGAAGGCGTCGACAAAGGCCGCCAATGTACCCTGTTGAATAGCATCGCGTAAACCAGCCATCAGGCGCTGGTAGTGACGCAAGTTATGGATTGTATTCAACATGCTGCCAAGCATTTCGCCACATTTGTCTAAATGGTGCAGATAGCTTCGGGAGAAGTGTTTGCAGGTGTAACAATCGCAATCGGCATCCAGCGGAGAGTCATCATAGCGGTGCACGGCATTGCGGATCTTGACGACACCAGTGTCGGTAAACAGATGGCCGTTGCGCGCGTTGCGCGTGGGCATGACGCAGTCGAACATATCGACACCCCGGCGCACGCCCTCGACCAGGTCTTCCGGCTTGCCTACCCCCATCAGATAACGCGGCTTATCGGTCGGCATCTGCGGCGGGAGGAAATCAAGCACGCGAAGCATTTCCTCCTTCGGCTCGCCGACCGAGAGGCCGCCGATCGCCAGACCATCGAAGCCGATTTCGCACAATCCTTCCAGCGAGCGCATGCGCAGCGACTCGTGCATGCCACCCTGAACAATGCCAAACAGCGCAGCAGGATTGTCACCATGGGCATCCTTGGAACGGCGCGCCCAGCGCAGCGACAGCTCCATCGAACGCCGCGCGACCTCTTCGTCAGCTGGATACGGTGTGCACTCATCGAAAATCATAACGATGTCCGAGCCCAGATCGCGCTGAACCTGCATCGACTCTTCAGGCCCCATGAACACCTTCGCACCGTCGACTGGCGAAGCGAAATAGACGCCCTCTTCCTTGATCTTGCGCATCGCGCCCAGGCTGAACACCTGAAAGCCGCCAGAGTCGGTCAGGATCGGCCCCTGCCACTGCATGAAATCATGCAGATCGCCATGCGCCTTGATAACTTCGGTGCCCGGCCGCAGCCAGAGATGAAAGGTGTTTCCGAGGATGATCTGCGCACCGATTGCTTCGATATCGCGCGGCAACATCCCTTTCACTGTGCCGTACGTGCCCACCGGCATGAACGCCGGCGTTTCCACCGTGCCGCGAGGAAAGGTCAAACGGCCACGACGGGCCTTGCCTTCGGTAGCGAGCAGCTCGAAGGACATATGGCAGGTACGACTCATTGGGAATCCTCGGGGCCTCGCGGGGCCGGATTGCGTGTGATGAACATCGCATCACCGTAGCTGAAAAAGCGATAGCCCTTGGCGACAGCTTCGGCATAGGCCGCCATTGTCTCGGGGTAACCGGCAAACGCCGAGACAAGCATTAGCAGCGTCGACTCGGGCAGGTGGAAATTGGTGACGAGCGCATCCACAACGTGAAAGGACTTGCCTGGGTAAAGAAAGATGTCGGTGTCACCGCTGAATGCCTTTAGCACGCCATCACGCGCCGCACTTTCCAATGAACGAACGCTGGTCGTGCCGACCGCAACCACTCGGCCACCACGAGCCCGGCACGCCGCGACCGCGTCGACGACGCCCTGGGAAACTTCGAGCCACTCACGATGCATATGGTGTTCTTCGATGCGTTCGACGCGCACCGGCTGGAACGTCCCAGCACCGACGTGCAAGGTGACGAAGGCACTTTCCACACCTTTATCCCGCAGTGATGCCAGCAATTCAGCATCGAAATGCAAACCAGCGGTTGGCGCCGCGACCGCGCCCGCCCGTTGCGCGTAAACCGTCTGGTAGCGTTCGCGATCAGCATCCTCGTCGGGCCGATCTATATAAGGAGGCAGAGGCATATGCCCGACGCGGTCGAGCAGTGGCAGGACGTCCTCGCTGAATTCGAGCTCGAACAGTGCGTCATGGCGCGCCAGCATTAACGCATCGCCGCCCCCATCAATAAGAATACGCGTGCCTGGCTTGGGTGACTTGCTAGCGCGTATGTGAGCCAGCACACGACGACCGTCTAGCACGCGCTCAATGAGCACCTCAAGTTTGCCTCCTGTGTCCTTCTGACCGAACAGGCGCGCCGGAATAACCCGCGTATTGTTGAATACCATGAGATCGCCGGGGCGCAGATAATCGAGCAGCTCGGCGAAACCGCGGTGCTCCAGATGACCAGTCGGGCCATCGAGCACCAATAATCGGCTTGCACGGCGCTCGGCCAGCGGATGTCGCGCAATCAGCGAATCGGGTAGCTGGAAGGAGAAATCGGAGACTTGCATGAAAAATGATCAGCGCGGGGCTTCGGGGGCGCAAAGCTTAGCGGAAACACATCACTCTGACCACGCTAGACGATTGACCGCTTCGCATCGCATCCCTATACTGCGCCGCCACTGTGCCTCGATGGCGGAATCGGTAGACGCAGCGGATTCAAAATCCGCCGTTGGTAACAACGTGAGAGTTCGAGTCTCTCTCGAGGCACCATAATCAGTGACCAAAGACAGCCGATTGTCTTTGGAGATAGGGGAACCGCATGACAATCGCGGCTTCTCTCCTGCGACAGCCGATGCATCAGGCATCGAATAGACCCAGCAGTCTAATCACGCTGTAACGCGACAAGACAGCCGGAGCCCTCTTCCTGAGTGAGGCGGCTGGCAAAGTAAACTTGAAATGATAGATGCGCTGGAAAGCGCGGCTTGCAGTGGGCAAACTCCGTAACTCCGAGGGCTTGGCATCGCCCGGCGAGTTATCGTAGAGTGTGCCCACTGTGTTTGCATGGGTCGCCGTTGAATCGTGACCTGGTGCAGTAGATCTCAAGATCCGCTACATCCCGTTCGACTCTTTACTCCTTGCAACCAGTCTCCGCCTGCTGCTTTGTGCAGAGGCGTTTCTACTATTGAGTTTCAAGGATACAAAGCTATGTCGAATCGTCAGAACGGTACCGTCAAGTGGTTTAACGACGAGAAAGGTTTTGGTTTCATCACTCCCGAGAGCGGTCCGGATCTGTTCGTACACTTCCGCGCAATCGAAGGCAACGGCTTCAAGAGTCTGAAAGAAGGCCAGAAAGTCAGCTTCGTTGCTGTGCAAGGTCAAAAGGGCATGCAGGCTGACCAGGTTCAAATCCAGGAATAAGCCCCGCTCCGCAAAGCCCCTGATGGCAACATCAGGGGCTTTTTTATGCGCGCGATTCCGTAGAATGCGCGACTGCCTTTCCAGCGAGACTTCACATGCGTAACCATCTGCTCACTCCGCAGGGCCAGTTTCCCGCGGCCGGTCTGGTCCGTCGAATCGCGGCCATTTTCTATGACGCGTTTTTGACGATCGCCCTGATGATGGTTGTCACCTTGCTGTATCAGCAGGTGCTCTTGCGTGCCTTTTACGGCAGCGAAGGATTAAGGACGGTAGCGGAATCAGGGGGGCTGGATATCGATCCGATTCTATCGACCCTTCTGCTGTTCTCCGTATTCGCATTCTTTGCCAAGTTTTGGACGCACAACGGCCAGACGCTCGGCATGCAGGTCTGGGGAGTCCGAATTCAGAACGCCGACGGCAGCGCCATTGACCTGTGGCAGGCGCTGCTGCGTTTCCTGATAGCGATCATGTCCTGGCTTGCCCTGGGATTGGGCTACTGGTGGGCGCTATGGGACAAACAGCACCGCACCTGGCACGACATCTATTCTGAGAGCCAGGTCGTTCAGCTACCGAAGAATATTCACAAGAAGTGACGAGACAGGGACCGAAAGGCCCCTCCTCCACAACCCGCTGCGCTAGCCAGCCCGGCGTAGCAGGAATACGCCAGCGAGCGCGCAAAGGCCGGCCGGCACCGCTACCGCAAGCAGTGGCGAGAAGCCGAACACCTGGCTCGCAGGTCCCAGCAGGTCTTGCAGAATACGAAAAACGAAACCCACGATCACACCGGTGAAGATTCGCTGCCCGAGCGTTACCGAGCGCAACGGCCCGAAGATGAAGGAGATCGCCAACAGCACCAGCGCTACCGTCACCACTGGTTGCAGCACCTTGGTCCAGAACGCCAGCCAATAGCGGCCATTGTTCAAACCCTGATCACCGAGATAGTGGATATAGCGCCATAGTCCGGTGACCGACAGAGCGTCCGGCTCCATGATCACGGTGCCGACCAGCTGCGGTGTGAGCTGCACGTCCCAGCGCTCTTCAGCTGTCTTGGTGACTTCCGTATGCTCACCACGGAAATGTGTAGTGGCGACGTCGGTCAACAGCCACTCATCCTCCACGTAGCGCGCCCGACGGGCAAAACTTGCCGACAGCAGCTGCCGCTGATCATCAAAACGGTAACGGGTGACGCCGAGCAGCAGACCACTTGGCTGCACCGCATTGATATGCACGAACTCATCGCCTTGGCGGTGCCAGAGTCCTCGCTTGCTGCTTTGCGCTTCGCCGGCCCCCTGCGCCGACGACCGACTGGCCTGCGCAATGTTCTCGCTCCAGGGTGCGACGTACTCACCGATCAAGACACCGACCAGCATCAGCAGCAGCATCGGTTTCATGACTGCCAGCACGATCCGACCCAGCGACACTCCAGCGGCACGCATGATGGTCAGTTCGCTGCTGCTGGCGAGCGTGCCGAGACCGATTAAACAACCTATGAGTGCAGCCATTGGCAACATCTCATAGACCCGTGACGGCGTTGTAAGCAAAACGTAGACGGCGGCGTTCAGCGAACCATAGCTACCCTTGACATCGCCCAGCTCATCGATGAAAGCGAACAGCAATGCCAAGCCGACGATGATGCCCAGCACGGTCAGAATCGCCAGCAAGACATGGCTGCCGATATAGCGGTCGAGCTTACGCATGGGCAGCCCTCGATACAGCACGGCGCTTGTCCATGGCGAGCCTCATCGGTTCCCAGTAGAGCATCAGCATCCCTATCGCAAAGAAAATGACATGTACCCACCAAAGCCCTAGCGCTGGGGGAATCCGCCCCTTATCCAGGGAGCCGCGGGCCGCGATCAGCAGAGCCAGGTAGGTCATATACAGAAGGATGGCGGGAAGCAGCTTGAGAAAGCGGCCCTGGCGGGGGTTCACTTTCGACAGCGGCACCGCGAGCAGCGTGACGACAAATACGAGCAGGGGCAGCGAAAGCCGCCACTGCAGCTCCGACTGCAGACGAATGTCAGTGCTGCCGAGTAAGTCGCGCGTCGGCATCGCCTCGCGCTCGCTCAACTCGACACTGACGTTCGGCTTGGGCAGCAACACACCATAGGTGTCGTACTGGATCGCGCGATAATTGGCCTGACCGGGATTACCGTCATAGCGAAAGCCGTTTTCCAGGATCAGGTAACGACTGCCATCAGGCTGAACCTCCTGACGACCGCTTTCAGCGACCAGCACAGACAGTCCGCGCTTTTCGCCGGTGGCGCTTGAAAGATTGGTTTCAGAAATAAAAACGCCGGCCAGCTCGGTGCGATCAGCTGTCAGCTCGCGCGTGTAGGTCACTCGAGTTCCGTCGCGCAGGGTCTGAAAGCGCCCAGGCACCAGCGTATCGAATTCGGTCAGCGAATCCTGCTCATTGAGGATGCGATCAACCTCGGCGACGCCTTGCGGTGCCAATCCGAGACTGAGCCAACCCACCAGCCCGGCAACCAGTGCCGCCGGGGCCAGGCTGTACGCCAGTAGCCTGCGCTGGCTCATGCCCGTGGCGGAGAGAACGGTCATTTCGCTGTCGAGGTAGAGACGTCCGTACGCGAGCAAAATGCCGAGGAACAGGCCCAGCGGCAGAATAAGCTGGAGAAACCCGGGTAGCCGGAACCCCATGATCATCAAAAGCACGCCTGGATCGAGGAGCCCCTGCGCGGCCTGCGCCAGGTATTTGATGAAACGGCCACTCATGATGATCACCAGCAAGACAGCGCTCACGGCGCTCAGGGTGACCAAAAGCTCACGGGACAGGTAACGAAAGACAATCAAACCGGACACTCCAGGGTTGTCAGGCTCCGGCGGCTACGCTCAAACTAGCCGCCAAACAGCCGGTCCGCCCGCAACAGGGCGCTGAAGAGGCACGTAGCAGCTGTCAGCGCCCCGGTGGACGAACCACCGGAAAATAAGCCCGGCATTATCCTGCAAACCCGACTCTTTGTCTTGGGGACTAAACGCTATGGAATTCGTTGTCAAAAACACCAAAGCAGCTGTGGCAAAAACGGCCACGCTGGTTCTTCCAGTCGGTGAAGACCAGCAGCTCGGCGCCATCGCCCAGAGCGTGGACCAAGCCAGCGGCGGCGCCATCAGTGCGGTGCTCAAACGTGGCGACCTGCAAGGCAAGCCGGGCCAGACCCTGCTGTTGCATAGCCTGGCCAACCTGAAAGCCGACCGAGTACTGCTGGTCGGCACGGGTAAGGACGGCGAACTGGACGCACGCCAGTGGCGCAAGATCGCGGGCGCAGCGTACGGCGTGCTCAAAGGGCTCGGCGGCAACGACGCGACCTTTGCGGTACAAGACGTCCTCGTCAAGGATCGCGATACCTATGCGAAAACCCGCACGCTGGTCGAAGTCATCGCGGATAGCCAGTACGTATTCGATCAGTTCAAGAGCAAGAAGAACGACAGCTCTGCCCTCGCCAAGATCACTTTGCTAGCGGACAAAGCTGACCAGGCTGCGGTCGAGCAGGCGACACGCCATGCTGCCGCGATCGCCGCTGGCATGAGCGTCGCTCGTGATCTTGGGAATCTGCCGCCGAACATCTGCCATCCGAGCTATATAGCGGACCAAGCCAAGCAGCTCGGCAAGGCCTTCAAAGGGCTGAAAGTCGACGTTCTCGACGAAAAGAAGCTGCGTGAGCTGGGTGCCGGCTCGTTCCTCGCCGTCTCGCAAGGCAGCGATCAGCCGGGCTGCATCGTCGTCATGCAATACAACGGCGGGAAGAAAGGTGAACAGCCCTACGCACTGGTAGGCAAAGGCATCACCTTCGACACCGGCGGCATCAGCCTCAAGCCCGGCCAGGGCATGGACGAGATGAAGTACGACATGTGCGGTGCTGCCAGCGTGCTCGGAACCTTCCGCGCGGCGTTAGAGCTTCAGCTGCCAATCAATCTCGTCGGTCTGCTCGCCTGTGCGGAAAACATGCCCAGCGGCAATGCCACCCGCCCGGGCGATATCGTCACCACCATGAGCGGGCAGACGGTCGAAATTCTCAATACCGACGCCGAAGGCCGGCTGGTCCTTTGCGACACGCTCACCTATGCCGAACGCTTCAAGCCTCGCGCCGTGATCGACGTCGCTACGCTGACCGGCGCCTGCATCGTCGCCCTGGGCAGCAACACGTCTGGCTTGCTGGGTAATAACGACGTATTGATGCAGCAAGTGCTGGGCGCCGGCCAAAAGGCCGATGACCGTGCCTGGCAGCTGCCGCTATTCGACGAATACCAAGAGCAACTGGACAGCCCCTTCGCTGACATCGCCAACATTGGTGGACCGAAGGCCGGCACGATTACCGCCGCCTGCTTCCTCTCGCGCTTTACCAAGGCTTATCCGTGGGCGCATCTGGACGTGGCGGGCACTGCATGGATCAGCGGCGGCAAGGAGAAAGGCGCGACGGGCCGTCCGGTCCCGCTGCTGACCCAGTACCTGCTGGATCGAGCAGAGCAGGCATGAGATTCGTGAGCAGGAACCGGGCATGACACGCATCGAGTTTTACGTGCTGCCCGACAGCGAACCGGCAGGCCGCGCCCGAGCCGCCTGCCAGCTGGCAAGCAAGGGTTGGCAACATGGCATGCCGGTATTCATTCGCTGCCAGAACAACCAGCAATGCAGCGAACTGGACGAGCTCCTATGGAGTTTTCGCGCCGAACGCTTCATCCCGCACGAGCTTCACGAAGACGATCCACATGCGCCCGTTGTGATCGGCATGGAACAGCCGCCCGCGGCAGCACAGGGTTTGCTGATCAATCTGTCAGCGACCCTGTCGCCGCATCTCGATCAGTTCAGCCGGGTGATAGAGATCGTCAATCAGCAACCCGAACTACTGACCGTTTGCCGGGACAATTTTCGTCTCTATCGACAGCGCGGCTATGATCCAAAGAGGGTTGAGCTGTAGCGAGCCCTGAGCGCTGCAGCTCCAAACTCTGCCGCCGCCGTCGCATAGATGGCTATCGGGCTGATGCCCTTTCAGGAGCGCCACCTCTCCGCCTGGACGCGTAATTCTGGAAATCACCGTACATGACGCAAACGCCCCCCTC from Pseudomonas sp. DNDY-54 encodes:
- a CDS encoding RDD family protein: MRNHLLTPQGQFPAAGLVRRIAAIFYDAFLTIALMMVVTLLYQQVLLRAFYGSEGLRTVAESGGLDIDPILSTLLLFSVFAFFAKFWTHNGQTLGMQVWGVRIQNADGSAIDLWQALLRFLIAIMSWLALGLGYWWALWDKQHRTWHDIYSESQVVQLPKNIHKK
- the lptF gene encoding LPS export ABC transporter permease LptF translates to MIVFRYLSRELLVTLSAVSAVLLVIIMSGRFIKYLAQAAQGLLDPGVLLMIMGFRLPGFLQLILPLGLFLGILLAYGRLYLDSEMTVLSATGMSQRRLLAYSLAPAALVAGLVGWLSLGLAPQGVAEVDRILNEQDSLTEFDTLVPGRFQTLRDGTRVTYTRELTADRTELAGVFISETNLSSATGEKRGLSVLVAESGRQEVQPDGSRYLILENGFRYDGNPGQANYRAIQYDTYGVLLPKPNVSVELSEREAMPTRDLLGSTDIRLQSELQWRLSLPLLVFVVTLLAVPLSKVNPRQGRFLKLLPAILLYMTYLALLIAARGSLDKGRIPPALGLWWVHVIFFAIGMLMLYWEPMRLAMDKRRAVSRAAHA
- a CDS encoding cold-shock protein, encoding MSNRQNGTVKWFNDEKGFGFITPESGPDLFVHFRAIEGNGFKSLKEGQKVSFVAVQGQKGMQADQVQIQE
- a CDS encoding leucyl aminopeptidase, yielding MEFVVKNTKAAVAKTATLVLPVGEDQQLGAIAQSVDQASGGAISAVLKRGDLQGKPGQTLLLHSLANLKADRVLLVGTGKDGELDARQWRKIAGAAYGVLKGLGGNDATFAVQDVLVKDRDTYAKTRTLVEVIADSQYVFDQFKSKKNDSSALAKITLLADKADQAAVEQATRHAAAIAAGMSVARDLGNLPPNICHPSYIADQAKQLGKAFKGLKVDVLDEKKLRELGAGSFLAVSQGSDQPGCIVVMQYNGGKKGEQPYALVGKGITFDTGGISLKPGQGMDEMKYDMCGAASVLGTFRAALELQLPINLVGLLACAENMPSGNATRPGDIVTTMSGQTVEILNTDAEGRLVLCDTLTYAERFKPRAVIDVATLTGACIVALGSNTSGLLGNNDVLMQQVLGAGQKADDRAWQLPLFDEYQEQLDSPFADIANIGGPKAGTITAACFLSRFTKAYPWAHLDVAGTAWISGGKEKGATGRPVPLLTQYLLDRAEQA
- the queA gene encoding tRNA preQ1(34) S-adenosylmethionine ribosyltransferase-isomerase QueA; protein product: MQVSDFSFQLPDSLIARHPLAERRASRLLVLDGPTGHLEHRGFAELLDYLRPGDLMVFNNTRVIPARLFGQKDTGGKLEVLIERVLDGRRVLAHIRASKSPKPGTRILIDGGGDALMLARHDALFELEFSEDVLPLLDRVGHMPLPPYIDRPDEDADRERYQTVYAQRAGAVAAPTAGLHFDAELLASLRDKGVESAFVTLHVGAGTFQPVRVERIEEHHMHREWLEVSQGVVDAVAACRARGGRVVAVGTTSVRSLESAARDGVLKAFSGDTDIFLYPGKSFHVVDALVTNFHLPESTLLMLVSAFAGYPETMAAYAEAVAKGYRFFSYGDAMFITRNPAPRGPEDSQ
- the lptG gene encoding LPS export ABC transporter permease LptG, yielding MRKLDRYIGSHVLLAILTVLGIIVGLALLFAFIDELGDVKGSYGSLNAAVYVLLTTPSRVYEMLPMAALIGCLIGLGTLASSSELTIMRAAGVSLGRIVLAVMKPMLLLMLVGVLIGEYVAPWSENIAQASRSSAQGAGEAQSSKRGLWHRQGDEFVHINAVQPSGLLLGVTRYRFDDQRQLLSASFARRARYVEDEWLLTDVATTHFRGEHTEVTKTAEERWDVQLTPQLVGTVIMEPDALSVTGLWRYIHYLGDQGLNNGRYWLAFWTKVLQPVVTVALVLLAISFIFGPLRSVTLGQRIFTGVIVGFVFRILQDLLGPASQVFGFSPLLAVAVPAGLCALAGVFLLRRAG
- the tgt gene encoding tRNA guanosine(34) transglycosylase Tgt, with protein sequence MSFELLATEGKARRGRLTFPRGTVETPAFMPVGTYGTVKGMLPRDIEAIGAQIILGNTFHLWLRPGTEVIKAHGDLHDFMQWQGPILTDSGGFQVFSLGAMRKIKEEGVYFASPVDGAKVFMGPEESMQVQRDLGSDIVMIFDECTPYPADEEVARRSMELSLRWARRSKDAHGDNPAALFGIVQGGMHESLRMRSLEGLCEIGFDGLAIGGLSVGEPKEEMLRVLDFLPPQMPTDKPRYLMGVGKPEDLVEGVRRGVDMFDCVMPTRNARNGHLFTDTGVVKIRNAVHRYDDSPLDADCDCYTCKHFSRSYLHHLDKCGEMLGSMLNTIHNLRHYQRLMAGLRDAIQQGTLAAFVDAFYAKRGLPTPPLA
- a CDS encoding DNA polymerase III subunit chi translates to MTRIEFYVLPDSEPAGRARAACQLASKGWQHGMPVFIRCQNNQQCSELDELLWSFRAERFIPHELHEDDPHAPVVIGMEQPPAAAQGLLINLSATLSPHLDQFSRVIEIVNQQPELLTVCRDNFRLYRQRGYDPKRVEL